TGATTTGGTTTGCGACCGGCAAAGACGACTTTCTTTTAGAAACTTCGCGTACAACTGTTAAAACACTTAGAAAACATAACTTTAATGTAATTTATAATGAAACCGAAGGCGGACATACTTGGACCAACTGGCGAGATTATTTATTCCAATTTTCTCAATTATTATTCAAGTAGAAGAGGCAATAACTTTTAGCTGAAATTATATAACTAATTGTAAAAAAATGATTTACATGTGATTGTTTAAAATCATTTATGAATTTAAGATTAGAATTTTGTCGTAAAATTTCTAAAAAATACACAATTTATTTTTATACATTATTCATAATATTTCTTCAATTTTAGCAATTCCTATCAGATTTTAAAATTTCCAAATTGTTTATGAAGGTAAAATTTTATATTTTAACTGGACTAAAAGGTCTTTATTATCTAAAAATAATGTTCACTTTAGCTCAAAAATTAATAACAAATCAAACTATTATTCACTCAAAAAAGGTGAATTTATGAAAAAATATTTATATCTACTTTTAACGCCTGAAGCGCTTATTGGTTCAATGCTCCCGCCTGATGAATTTGGTAATTACCTTGCAGTTGGAACGAAAAAAAGGAGCAGAGGACAGGCGATATTTTTTGAGGTTGACCCTGAATTAATGGACGGTAAATTCCCAAAAGAACGATGGGAAAATCAATGCGTTCCACATTCTGATGGAACACCTAAACGATCGCTTTATTTGTCAATTCATCGCGTTTTGGAAAACATTCCGCTAAAAGCTTTAATGGATTTATACTTAGCTACTGATGACGGCAGAGTTTTAGGATTGAGTAAAAACGATTATAATCCTAATTTAGATACTGACAAACTGCATTTATATCAGCAGCTTTGTCCGGTTACGCCAAGAATTGCAAGCAGTTTAAATCCGACAGAATTCATGAAAACTATTACTGATACAACACGGCCCGTATCAGTACCAAAATTAGTTTTTGTTGAATTACTTCTTAATGATCTTGCGAATGATCCTAAAAACGCGTCAATTGGAAATTTACCATATTCAAATATTGACCATTTGAGAGATTGCCTCATAGGATTACAAAAAAATCCGGATAAACCGACAAAAACGGTTATCAGATTTTTCCAAAGTGACCTGCTTTACCGAACATGTAAAAACGGGTTTTTTGTAGGCAATAAGGATGAAATGTTGTACTATCATTTCCCAAGCTTGGAAGAATTGGAAGATAAACAGCATGCGTGGCTTCGTTCAGCTTTAACAATTGGTTTCAGAAGTACTATTTAATTTACTATTAAAATTGATTTTTATTTGGAGATAATTATGCATGATATTCTATTCTGGATTGTGCCTTTAGGTTCTATAGCAGCATTAATTTTTGCGAGAATATTCTTTAAACAAATGATGAAAGAAGATGAAGGTACGGATAAAATGAAAGAAATTGCACAATATGTTAGAAGCGGTGCAATGACTTACTTAAAGCAACAATATAAAGTTGTGGGTATTTTCTTTGTAATTATTACAATATTATTTGCAATTTTGGCGTATGGCTTTAACTTGCAAAACCCATGGGTTCCTTTTGCGTTTATTACCGGCGGATTCTTTTCCGGGTTAGCCGGTTTTTTTGGAATGAAAACTGCGACCCACGCTGCGGCAAGGACCGCAAATGCTGCCAGAACTTCACTTAATAAAGGACTTGTAATTGCTTTTAGAAGCGGTGCTGTAATGGGTCTGGTAGTTGTTGGTTTAGGTTTATTAGATATTTCAATATGGTTTATTATTTTAAATTATTTTTACCCGATTGTAATTGGAGATGGTCATAGTTTAATTGTTATTACCACTACAATGCTTACATTCGGCATGGGTGCGTCAACTCAGGCTTTGTTTGCGAGAGTCGGCGGTGGAATTTATACAAAAGCTGCTGATGTTGGCGCCGATTTAGTTGGTAAAGTTGAAGCAGGTATACCTGAGGATGATCCAAGAAACCCGGCTACAATTGCAGATAACGTTGGCGATAATGTTGGTGACGTTGCCGGAATGGGCGCTGACCTTTATGAATCATATTGCGGCTCAATTTTAGCAACCGCCGCGCTAGGGGCTTCAGCATTTTATAATGATACTGCTTTGCAATATAAGGCAGTAATTGCACCTATGCTTATTGCTTCAATAGGAATTGTATTATCACTTATAGGTATTTATTTTGTTAAAACAAAAGAAGGAGCTTCTCAAAAAGAATTGTTAAGTTCCTTATCTAAAGGTATGAACCTTAGTTCGGTGTTGATTGTAATATTTTCATTTATAATACTTAATTTGCTCCAATTAGATAACGCAATTGGAATTTGGGGTTCTATTGTTGTTGGTTTGGTAACGGGAATTGTAATTGGCAAGGCAACCGAATATTATACTTCTCAATCATATAAACCTACACAATCAATTGCGGAAAATGCAAAAACCGGACCAGCTACCGTAATAATTTCCGGTTTGGGAGTTGGAATGTTATCAACAGCTATACCTGTACTTTCCGTAGTTGTTGGAATTATACTTTCGTTCTTATTTGCATCCGGTTTTTCTTTCAGCAATATGGGAATGGGTTTATACGGAATTGGTATTGCTGCAGTTGGAATGCTTTCAACTTTGGGAATAACTCTTGCAACAGATGCTTATGGTCCAATTGCTGATAATGCAGGCGGAAATGCCGAAATGAGCGGATTAGGAAAAGAAGTAAGACAAAGAACAGATGCACTCGATTCTTTGGGAAATACCACAGCCGCAACAGGAAAAGGATTTGCAATTGGTTCTGCCGCTCTAACAGCATTAGCCTTACTAGCTTCATATATTGAAGAAATTAAAATAGGATTGCACAGAATTGGCGTTGATATGCTTGACCTCGGCAACGGTGTGATTGTTGAAACCGCTAAAGCAACCTTGCAGGATTTTATGATATATTATGAAGTAAATTTGATGAATCCAAAAGTTTTAATTGGAATTTTTATTGGCTCAATGATGGCATTCGTTTTCTGCGGTTTGGCAATAAATGCTGTTGGAAGAGCCGCTTCCAAAATGGTTGATGAAGTTAGAAGGCAGTTTAAGGAATTACCGGGAATATTGGAAGGTAAGGCAAATCCTGATTACGCAAAATGTGTTGAAATCTCTACAAAGGGCGCTCAAAAAGAAATGTTAGTTCCTTCTTTATTGGCAATTGTTGCACCAATAATAACTGGAATTATTTTTGGTGTTGCAGGTGTTATGGGTTTGTTGGTCGGTGGTTTAGGTACTGGTTTTGTCCTTGCAGTATTTATGGCAAATGCCGGCGGTGCTTGGGATAATGCTAAAAAATATATTGAAGAAGGCAACATGGGCGGAAAAGGTTCTGCCGCTCATAAAGCCACCGTAATTGGTGATACTGTTGGTGATCCTTTTAAAGATACCGCCGGACCAAGTTTGAATATTTTAATAAAATTGATGAGCATGGTCGCTATTGTTATGGCCGGATTAACGGTTGCGTTCAGTATTTTTTAATATTTTGAGGATTGTTATTATTAACCCCAATTTTTTAATTGGGGTTTTTTATTTTTAAACAAAATAAAATATCTAAACTAATTATGAAATACACAGTCAAAAAAGTAAATGATCTGTTATTAAATGAATTTTTCAATAATAATGAATTTGAATGCGATTCACTTAAAGTGAATAATTATTTGTGGAAAGAGAATAATTACAAGCCCGATGTTGAAGTAAAACTTTATTACTCAAATGAAAATTTGTTAGTTCATTTTAGAGCTTTTGAAAAATATATTACAGCAAAATACTTAAATATTAATGACCCGGTTTATAAGGATAGCTGCGTGGAGTTTTTTGTAAATTTATTCCCAAATAAATCGGATGCATATTTCAATTTTGAAATAAACGCTATTGGTACAATTTACGCTGGTTTTGGCAATGTTAAGAACAATACTTTTATCGACGTTAAAGATATTGAAACAATTAGAGTATTTTCAACAATAAAAGAACCGGTTGTCGGCGCAATTCAAAACGATAATTGGGAGATAAAATTAATTATCCCGATTAAACTATTTGAAAAGTTCTACAATCTTAAATTTATGGCGAATAACGCCAAAGCAAATTTTTATAAATGCGGTGATGAATCACAGTTTGAACATTACGGATGCTGGAATCCAATAATTTCTTCATTCCCTAATTTCCATCTTCCGGAATATTTTGGTGATCTATTTTTTGAATAAATCACCAATTAAAAATTAACTTTATTTTTTTTCAAGCATTACAAATTTAGTTTCATAAGGTTTGAAGGTCAAACTATTTGAGTTTCCGATTTTATCACCAAGAACATTTACTTCATAAACGCTGTAATTTGGATTATTTATAATATTATTCAATGAAATATCTCTAGATAATCCGTTTATTTCCTTTAAGTGTAGAATAACTTTTTGAGTAGAAACAAAAGGCATTGCGGAAACTAAAATTACATTGTCGTCATTTAATGTTAATAATGACCGGCTGAAATTCTGATTGATCTGTTTTCCTTCAGGAAATACCCTTGCCGTAATTGGAATTTTTGATTCATATCCAAATCTGTAGCTTTTTTCATTTGTGTTGGTTTTGGCGGAAGTAATTGTGTAACTCCATTTAAATTCTCCATCTTGACTTGCTCTAAAATTTGTTACCCAATAATTATTAAGAGGCCAAGAGAAAATATATGTGTTCTCTGGTTTTGCCACGTAATTAAATTCGCCAATATTTAGTCCGCCTAAATGTACAAGAGGCATATCGTTGGAACTGAAAATAATTTGCGAATCATTATTTTTTACAGCTGCAAAATTTTGAATTACATTCCAATCTGTTGATGTTCCGGGTATTTGATCTTTACCCGGTTCAACAATTCCGCCTTGAGCTTCAAAAGTAATTTTGGAATTTGGGAGCGAGAAAGGAAATGCAACATAAACTGCTTCAGGATCATGAACTGCTAATTTAACCATTCTGAAATTCAGATCTATTTTTTTCTCAAAGTTGTAAAGATTCAATTCAAGAACAATTTCATCACTGCCGCAGCATTTTTCATTTTTTCCGGATAAAATAATACTATCCCAGACTTTGCCTTTTTTAATTCCTTTAAATTCTACATCGCTCAATGAGCTTCTGACCGGCTGATCATCTAATGTATATCTTTCAAGCTGATTTCTATTGGAAAGTTCTTCGTAAATAAATTGACCTAATTCCCATTTACTGTTTTGATCTATAAGTTCTTGTTTTAGCTCTTTATCATAAATTGATTTGATTGCACCTACTTTTGTATCCAAAACAATTTTATAAAACTGATTTTCAAATTCGGTTTTATCCTTCTCAAAACCGGAGCTTTGCGTTATTTCATTTTCAACAATTATTTTATAAAGTTTGTATCCCATTGAAGGAATATTTTTTGCCCAAATACTCCAATAAGTTCCATCCTCTCTGTTTGATTGCTCTTGGGCGGAAACTTCATTACCGTCAAAATCCACAATTTTGAATTTTTTATTTCGCGGAATTATCTGATGATCAATATAAATTGTAGTTAATCCGGATCTTTCCCAATTTAGCGTATTGAATACGGCAATTGTCGGGGTCTCCGATTTTGGTAAATATTGTTGAATGAATCCGAGAGCTTTTTCTTTTAGCATTTTTGATCTTTTTACGGCATCCCAAACATATGCGGATTTAAGCTGCCACTGCACAATTGTATTCTCCGAATTAGGATTTCTAATACTTTCATCGGCACCAAAAGTATGTTCGGCATAGAAGAATAAATTTTCCTCAATATCATTTATTTCTTTAATTACATCCTTCGGAATATTTGCGCCCATCAACAATGCCATACTTAATAATCCTTTGTTGGCAATTAAATCGGCTTGAGTTCTTCTTGCTTCCATTGTTTCTCTTGCCGCGGAACCGAATCCATCTGCCCACCAATCGGGCCAAGCAGCTTTTTGAACAGGCAAAGAATTGCCGTATTTTTTTTCAATATTCTTTACAAATTCTGAAACGGTAGCCACCTTTAATTTCGGCCATTCATATTTTTCATTCCATTCCTTTGCAAGATTTGACGCCTTTAATGAAGGAGGAGAATTATCCGTTACATAACCTGACATTTGCAAATGTGCTTCACTATAAGGATATCCGGCTTTGTTTAATTTTGATAAATACTGCATAAGATTTGTTTCAACAAATTCAATATTGCCGGTATGTGCGCCAACGAAATTTCCGGTCATATAATGATCTGCTCGATAGGCAAGAATTTTATTCCCTGATGGTGATTCCCACCAAAAGACAGTAGGATAATTAAAAGGAATTTTTGCTTTGTGTCCGTGTTCACCCATTACTAAATATTTAATTCCCGCGTTGTTCAAATAATCTGCGTAACACCAGCCGATTCCGTTTATATCGTCCTGCATTGCGGTTTTTACGGTAAATCCTGAATCTGTAATTGTCTTTACCGGTTTAAGCATTGATGCCATTAAAGATTCATCCGGTATTTCCGAAATGTTAAACAGCATTGATGTTAATTCAATTCTTCCTTCTTTAACTCTTTTTCTAAATCTATCAATTTGTGATTTTGGTCTGCTGTTTAAATATCTTAAAACAGGCCATGCGCTTTCACACGTCCATCTGAATTTCGCGTCTTCTGGATAATTATCCGTTAAATCGCAAAAGTCGAGCGCGTAATCAATAAATCTTAAATGTTCTGGTAAAATTTCTGTTTGTGTTCTGGTGTAACCGATATCTGTGTGACTATGCATAACCAAATCAACAACCCACTCTTTAACCGGCTCAACCTTAAATGTTCTGGTAATTAATTGATTCCCGATTTTAATATCAGTTTTAATTTCTTTTTGCACAAAGTCTTCCGGGATAACAATAGAGTATGAGTTAAAACCGGTTGAAATATTTGATTTAAGTTCGAATCCTGAATTTGTTGCAATTTCAATATTTTGAGGCTTATCCAAATGAACAATATTAAGTTTATACAAAATAGAATTTTTACCCTGGCCTTTTAAAACCAGATCGGTGGGAATAATTTCAATTTCGGATTTTACTTTGCCTTGAAATGTCATGTACCAGTCGGTACTTTCTGCGTCTTCTCCGGTAATTTTTATATTTGCGGGTTCACCTAATTTTAAGTCATTTTTTTGCACATTAAGGATCGCAATTCCCATAAGATCATTATATCTGTCCGTCATTGTAGCTTTGAATGTTATCTTTGAATCATTGTGACCGTTAACATCCCATGAACCGGTTTTTGACCCAAGTTCATTTTTAAACATTAAATACGGAGTATTATTTATCCATAATTTAAAAGGATGTGTTACCGAATTTTGTGAAATTCCGAAGTACCAAATAAATGATACATATTCATTTTTAACACCCGCGGGAACAGGTTCAGTTTGCCATTCAATGACCGCTTCCTCTTTTTTTGCACGAACGAGAAGCGCTTGAGAAATATCAGGGTGAGGAGAGTGATACGCAAAATTTCCTCTTTGCAATACTTTGTCAAAACCTTGAATAAATTTAGATTGATCTTCTTGAGCAAACAGAAAGACTCCAGAATAAAACGTTAGTAAAATTGCTAGAATTTCATAACAAAATTTTTTATTCATTTTGAGCCTCTTAAATATTAGAAGGATAGTGGAATTAAAAATAATTGAATTTGTTAACTATTTTTATACAAATCATATATAATAATTTAAAATATTTTTGTTTTAACAGATAAAATAATTTTGACAAAAGTGATTAAATTCGTAAGTTAATATATACTACTTACACGAGTAAGTAAAGCTGAATTTTATTTAATGAGGTCATAGTATGTTAAAAAATATTCCTCCGATTATTAGTCCGGATCTGATTAAAATTTTAAGCGAAATGGGACATGGCGATGAAATTGTTATTGCTGACGGAAATTTTCCGGCTGCATCAAAAGCAAAAAGACTTATTAGGATGGATGGTCATAACGCTTGCGAAATTTTAACCGCTATTTTGAAATTTTTCCCTTTAGATAAATATGTTTCGAATCCTGTCAGTTTAATGCAAGTTGTAAAAGGCGACACTGTAGTTCCGACAATTTGGAATGAATTCGAGATCATTATAAAAGAAAGCGGAGAATATTTTAATGGTTTTGAATACTTGGAAAAGCCTGAATTTTATGAAAGATCTGAAAAAGCTTACGCTGTTATTGCATCCAGCGAAAAAGCACTTTATGCAAATATTATTCTCAAAAAAGGCGTAATTGTTATTCAATAATAATTTTATTTAATTAAATTTAACTTGCTCATCTCAATAATTATGGATTGAAATTCACAATTTGCAAATTTTACTTTTATGAACGTGACGAGAGAAGAATTTATTAAAATTATTGTTGATAAAGTTTTGGCAAAGCTTGCCGAAAACAAAGAATTTTTGCAGAAAGATATCTCAGATGAAAACGGAATTTGGAAATTTGATCAGACTTTGTTTACATTTTCCGATGCTCAAAATATTAAAAGTAAGCATTGTAATAAAGTAATTTTTTCGCCCAAAACTATTATTACACCTTTGGCTCATGATTTTCTAATAGGGGAAAACATTCATATAGAAAAATTAACTGTATCATCGAATTTAATGCATGAAGCAATATCGGCAGAAACTTCCAAAAAAATTGCGATTCTCTGTAATGAAAACGATATAGTTTATAAGAATAAAACCAAAGAGATATTGCTTAAATTGGGTATTGAATGTGAATGGAAAAATCCTAAAAATAATTATTTCTATGAATTTGAAAATTGTTTATTGGATTTGGCTAAGAAAACTGAATCTGGAAAATATCATTCGGCAATAATTATAAATAATGAAGCTTTTAAACTTCGTAAAATTTTACAGAATAATAATTCTCTTAACGGTCAAATTTGCTGGGAAATTAATAGCAGTAAAGTTTGCAATATTAAGTCGAAATATTTATTTATAAATAGTGCCTTGTTAGGTTTTAACATGTTGGAAAGTAAAATTGATAGCTGGATTAAATTAAACCAAAATTAAAATTTCCGGAGAAATTAATTGTCGAATATTGACAGAATACATATAAAAAAATTAGTTGCAGAAGTCATAAACGAATTAGAAATAAGCGGTAATTATAATTTAAAAAACTCGTCTGATGGAATTTATGAACATGTCGATGACGCCGTATATCAATCCAAAATAGCGCAAAAAAAATGGGTTAAAGTATCAACGGATGTAAAGAAAAAGATAATTTCCGAATTAAGAAAAACTATGCATGCATTTGCCGAAGATTTTTCTAAGAGAGCCCATGAAGAAACCGGAATGGGCAGAGTTCAAGATAAAATTGCAAAACATCATAATGCAGCCGATTCAACTCCCGGAATGGAAGATTTAGAAACAAGATCATGGACAGGTTCCAAAGGTACCGTTATTGAAGAAAGAGCGCCATACGGAGTAATTGCCGGAATCACTCCTTCAACACATCCAATTCCGGTATTATTAAATAGTATAATAATTACAATCGCAGGCGGAAACAGTGTTATTTTTAGTGTTCATCCAGCAGCAAAAAAAGTATCGGCTTACGCAATACCGATTTTTCACAAAGTAATTGTTGAAAATGGCGGACCTGAAAATTTAATTACTATGATCAAAGAACCGACTTTGGAAAATGTTAACAGATTATTCAATCACAACGATATTGATCTGATAGTTGCTACAGGCGGACCAGCAGTAGTTGAGGCCGCTTTCAAAGCGGGGAAAAAAGTTGTTGCGGCTGGACCGGGAAATCCACCAGTACTGGTTGATAGATCCGCAAATTTGAATAATGCCGCAAAGAGTTTGATAACCGGAGCTTCTTTCGATAACAATATTTTATGTATTGCGGAAAAGGAAACATTTGTTGTAAAAGACGTTTTTGATGATTTTGTTCAAGCTATGAAAAATAACGGCGCGGTTTGTTTAAATTCTGCTCAAATTGAAATGTTGACCAAAAAAGCAATTGTTCAAAATGATAAAGGACATTATCTGGGAACGCGTGAATTTATTGGTAAAAATGCAAGTGTCTTGGCTTCCGCGTGCGGCATAAATTTATCTGAGAATGTAAGATTATTGTTTGGCGAAGTAAATGAAAATCATCCGTTTGTTGTTGCGGAACAAATGATGCCGTTTATGCCGATTGTTAAAGTCAATTCTTTTGAAGACGGAATGATAAAGTGCAAAATAGCCGAACACGGTTTTGGACATACAGCGGTTATTCATTCAAATGATATTCAGAATATTACAAAATTTACTCAAGAAATGGACACAAGTATTGTTATTGTTAACGGTCCTTCTTTAGCGGGAAATGGACCAAATGCAGGTGAAGGCTATTTCTCGCACACAATTGCCAGTCCTACCGGTGAAGGAGTTTGTACTCCCAAAGATTTTACAAGAGTTAGAAGAATAGCAATTTCAAATGCATTAAAAATTGTATAACAAAATAAATAAGGAGAAAAAAAATGAAATTAGAAGCATTAGGCATGATTGAAACAAAAGGATTAGTTGGCGCAATAGAAGCAGCGGACGCCATGGTTAAAGCCGCAAATGTTAGTTTATTGGGAAAAGAAACAATTGGCGGCGGTTACGTAACCGTAATGGTTAGAGGAGATGTAGGCGCAGTAAAAGCTGCTACAGATGCTGGCGCTTCAGCCGCTCAAAGAGTTGGAGAACTTGTTTCAGTCCATGTAATACCAAGACCACATTCTGATGTAGAAACAATTTTGCCAAACACTAAATAGGTAAACTTAAGGAGAAACTGATATGAGTTATAATTTAATTACCCTGAAAAATCAAATTGTTGAAGTGGGTAAGAGGATGTATGACAGAGGTTATGTTGCGTCAAATGATGGAAATATCAGTGCAAAAGTTGATAATGAAAGGGTGGTTATAACTCCAACAGGAGTTAGTAAAGGTTATTTAACTCCCGACATGATGGTAGTTGTAGATATGAATGGAAAAGTAATAAATGGAAACGGAAAAGCTTCGTCTGAAGTTTTTATGCATTTACAAGTTTATAGAGACAGACCTGATGTTGGAAGCGTATGTCATTCACATCCTCCTTATGCTACAGGTTATGCCGTTGCGGGAATTCCACTTGATAAATGCGTACTTCCTGAAGTGATTATTGCTCTAGGAAATATTCCAATTGTTGCTTATGGTACACCCGGAACTGATGAATTTTATAAACCGGTTGTTCCGTTGCTTAAAGACTATGACGCGTTTTTATTGGCAAATCATGGTGCGTTGACAGTAGGCAAAGATGTTTTAAGCGCCTATCATAAAATGGAAACCTTAGAACATTTTGCGCATATCGCTTTTGTAGCTCAACAGGTTGGAAGCATTAATACTTTAAATAAAGATCAAGTTAAAAAGTTGACTGATCAAAGAGAAAAATATGGAGTTAGAACAACTGCCGGATGCGTAACTTGCGAAACCGAAGGTACTTGTGATATTCACGACGGAAAAAGCAATTCATCTAAATTTGAATTTAATAGTTTGTCTTTAAGTGAAAAAGATCAACTTATAAATGAAATTACTGACGCGATTCTGAAAAGATTAAATAAGTAGGAAAATCTATGAAAATTGTTGTTTGCAATGTGGGTTCTACGAGTTTAAAATTCCAACTTCTTCAAATGGAAAATGAACAGCAGCTTGCAAAAGGTTATATTGAAAGAGTAGGTGAAGAAAATGCAATTGTAAATTTTTGGATTGGCGAACAGAAAGTATTCCAGAAAAATTTGAATATACCTTCACTTAAAGACGCTGTCAAATTATCAATTGAATTTTTATCTGATGAAAAAAATAATTTAATAAAAGATTTCAGTGAAATTGACGGAATTGGATTTAAAACAATTCAAGCCGGCGATAAAAACGGCTCGGTAATTTTGGATGATGAAGTTTTAGCCGCAATGAAAAATTATTCGTCATTGGCTCCCGCGCATAATCCTCCGTATTTAGAAGCCATTTATATGTTTAAAGAATTGCT
The sequence above is drawn from the Ignavibacteriota bacterium genome and encodes:
- a CDS encoding sodium-translocating pyrophosphatase, producing MHDILFWIVPLGSIAALIFARIFFKQMMKEDEGTDKMKEIAQYVRSGAMTYLKQQYKVVGIFFVIITILFAILAYGFNLQNPWVPFAFITGGFFSGLAGFFGMKTATHAAARTANAARTSLNKGLVIAFRSGAVMGLVVVGLGLLDISIWFIILNYFYPIVIGDGHSLIVITTTMLTFGMGASTQALFARVGGGIYTKAADVGADLVGKVEAGIPEDDPRNPATIADNVGDNVGDVAGMGADLYESYCGSILATAALGASAFYNDTALQYKAVIAPMLIASIGIVLSLIGIYFVKTKEGASQKELLSSLSKGMNLSSVLIVIFSFIILNLLQLDNAIGIWGSIVVGLVTGIVIGKATEYYTSQSYKPTQSIAENAKTGPATVIISGLGVGMLSTAIPVLSVVVGIILSFLFASGFSFSNMGMGLYGIGIAAVGMLSTLGITLATDAYGPIADNAGGNAEMSGLGKEVRQRTDALDSLGNTTAATGKGFAIGSAALTALALLASYIEEIKIGLHRIGVDMLDLGNGVIVETAKATLQDFMIYYEVNLMNPKVLIGIFIGSMMAFVFCGLAINAVGRAASKMVDEVRRQFKELPGILEGKANPDYAKCVEISTKGAQKEMLVPSLLAIVAPIITGIIFGVAGVMGLLVGGLGTGFVLAVFMANAGGAWDNAKKYIEEGNMGGKGSAAHKATVIGDTVGDPFKDTAGPSLNILIKLMSMVAIVMAGLTVAFSIF
- a CDS encoding glycosyl hydrolase family 38, which translates into the protein MNKKFCYEILAILLTFYSGVFLFAQEDQSKFIQGFDKVLQRGNFAYHSPHPDISQALLVRAKKEEAVIEWQTEPVPAGVKNEYVSFIWYFGISQNSVTHPFKLWINNTPYLMFKNELGSKTGSWDVNGHNDSKITFKATMTDRYNDLMGIAILNVQKNDLKLGEPANIKITGEDAESTDWYMTFQGKVKSEIEIIPTDLVLKGQGKNSILYKLNIVHLDKPQNIEIATNSGFELKSNISTGFNSYSIVIPEDFVQKEIKTDIKIGNQLITRTFKVEPVKEWVVDLVMHSHTDIGYTRTQTEILPEHLRFIDYALDFCDLTDNYPEDAKFRWTCESAWPVLRYLNSRPKSQIDRFRKRVKEGRIELTSMLFNISEIPDESLMASMLKPVKTITDSGFTVKTAMQDDINGIGWCYADYLNNAGIKYLVMGEHGHKAKIPFNYPTVFWWESPSGNKILAYRADHYMTGNFVGAHTGNIEFVETNLMQYLSKLNKAGYPYSEAHLQMSGYVTDNSPPSLKASNLAKEWNEKYEWPKLKVATVSEFVKNIEKKYGNSLPVQKAAWPDWWADGFGSAARETMEARRTQADLIANKGLLSMALLMGANIPKDVIKEINDIEENLFFYAEHTFGADESIRNPNSENTIVQWQLKSAYVWDAVKRSKMLKEKALGFIQQYLPKSETPTIAVFNTLNWERSGLTTIYIDHQIIPRNKKFKIVDFDGNEVSAQEQSNREDGTYWSIWAKNIPSMGYKLYKIIVENEITQSSGFEKDKTEFENQFYKIVLDTKVGAIKSIYDKELKQELIDQNSKWELGQFIYEELSNRNQLERYTLDDQPVRSSLSDVEFKGIKKGKVWDSIILSGKNEKCCGSDEIVLELNLYNFEKKIDLNFRMVKLAVHDPEAVYVAFPFSLPNSKITFEAQGGIVEPGKDQIPGTSTDWNVIQNFAAVKNNDSQIIFSSNDMPLVHLGGLNIGEFNYVAKPENTYIFSWPLNNYWVTNFRASQDGEFKWSYTITSAKTNTNEKSYRFGYESKIPITARVFPEGKQINQNFSRSLLTLNDDNVILVSAMPFVSTQKVILHLKEINGLSRDISLNNIINNPNYSVYEVNVLGDKIGNSNSLTFKPYETKFVMLEKK
- the eutM gene encoding ethanolamine utilization microcompartment protein EutM, which produces MKLEALGMIETKGLVGAIEAADAMVKAANVSLLGKETIGGGYVTVMVRGDVGAVKAATDAGASAAQRVGELVSVHVIPRPHSDVETILPNTK
- a CDS encoding fucose isomerase; amino-acid sequence: MLKNIPPIISPDLIKILSEMGHGDEIVIADGNFPAASKAKRLIRMDGHNACEILTAILKFFPLDKYVSNPVSLMQVVKGDTVVPTIWNEFEIIIKESGEYFNGFEYLEKPEFYERSEKAYAVIASSEKALYANIILKKGVIVIQ
- a CDS encoding class II aldolase/adducin family protein; translation: MSYNLITLKNQIVEVGKRMYDRGYVASNDGNISAKVDNERVVITPTGVSKGYLTPDMMVVVDMNGKVINGNGKASSEVFMHLQVYRDRPDVGSVCHSHPPYATGYAVAGIPLDKCVLPEVIIALGNIPIVAYGTPGTDEFYKPVVPLLKDYDAFLLANHGALTVGKDVLSAYHKMETLEHFAHIAFVAQQVGSINTLNKDQVKKLTDQREKYGVRTTAGCVTCETEGTCDIHDGKSNSSKFEFNSLSLSEKDQLINEITDAILKRLNK
- a CDS encoding aldehyde dehydrogenase, whose product is MSNIDRIHIKKLVAEVINELEISGNYNLKNSSDGIYEHVDDAVYQSKIAQKKWVKVSTDVKKKIISELRKTMHAFAEDFSKRAHEETGMGRVQDKIAKHHNAADSTPGMEDLETRSWTGSKGTVIEERAPYGVIAGITPSTHPIPVLLNSIIITIAGGNSVIFSVHPAAKKVSAYAIPIFHKVIVENGGPENLITMIKEPTLENVNRLFNHNDIDLIVATGGPAVVEAAFKAGKKVVAAGPGNPPVLVDRSANLNNAAKSLITGASFDNNILCIAEKETFVVKDVFDDFVQAMKNNGAVCLNSAQIEMLTKKAIVQNDKGHYLGTREFIGKNASVLASACGINLSENVRLLFGEVNENHPFVVAEQMMPFMPIVKVNSFEDGMIKCKIAEHGFGHTAVIHSNDIQNITKFTQEMDTSIVIVNGPSLAGNGPNAGEGYFSHTIASPTGEGVCTPKDFTRVRRIAISNALKIV